One Pochonia chlamydosporia 170 chromosome 5, whole genome shotgun sequence DNA segment encodes these proteins:
- a CDS encoding eukaryotic ribosome biogenesis protein 1 (similar to Aspergillus terreus NIH2624 XP_001217130.1), translating into MAPLRGTRKRKEHDEADETSDLDFDGDTLDGVLSQSDSDSDAESTDFEDYDSDPDESQSDVQSDDADHKLEAEHATYATVDAGVESLEGAPSYRIVTDANGGERYEYEEIDPVYDSDDTDAQGPTNTIGNIPLSFYDSYPHIGYDINGKKIMRPATGEALDALLDSIELPKGWTGLTDPETGKPLNLSQDELELLRRLQMGEVPDEGHDPYPDMIPYFTSIEEQMPLSAAPEPKRRFIPSKHEAKRVAQLVRAIKDGRILPYKPSEAKDEEAEDEALHYDIWANEEPKDPHVMNIPAPKLAPPGYDLSYNPPQEYLPTAEEAKAWEDTDPEEREKDYLPARFDSLRKVPGYGQLVKERFERCLDLYLAPRVRKNRLNIDPNSLLPKLPRPDELKPFPTVCQTIFKGHEGRVRSVAFSPDGEWLASGGDDGSVRVWAINGHQEWMVKLSSEEAVNVVRWRPNKETFILAAAAGEELFFMVPSICSDSMDRASRAILDAGFGFAASSARSNSGADSGGRESSAKWSRPGSKLEDAGVLVKATVRAAIKTLNWHRRGDFLCSVSPTGQRSSVAIHTLSRHLSQIPFRRLPGLAQTAQFHPSRPLFFVATQRMIRCYDLQKQELVKVVQPGARWISSFDIHTGGDNLIVGSYDRRLLWHDLDLSSRPYKTMRFHAEAIRAVKFHRSLPLFADASDDGSLQIFHGKVVSDLMENATIVPVKMLKGHSVVSKLGVMDVDWHPRHPWCLSAGADGTCRLWT; encoded by the exons ATGGCTCCCCTCCGCGGAACTCGCAAGAGGAAGGAACATGACGAGGCCGATGAGACATCTGACCTAGACTTCGACGGCGATACGCTGGATGGAGTTTTATCTCAAAGCGATAGCGATTCTGATGCGGAAAGCACCGACTTTGAAGATTACGACTCTGATCCCGACGAGAGCCAGAGTGATGTTCAAAGTGATGATGCCGACCACAAGCTTGAGGCAGAACACGCGACATACGCTACCGTTGATGCTGGCGTTGAAAGCCTGGAAGGAGCGCCTTCCTACCGCATTGTGACTGATGCCAATGGCGGAGAACGCTACGAATATGAGGAAATCGACCCTGTCTATGATAGCGACGATACGGATGCTCAAGGtccaacaaacaccatcGGCAACATACCCTTGTCCTTTTATGACTCTTATCCACACATTGGATACGATATAAACGGAAAGAAGATTATGCGCCCTGCTACTGGGGAGGCCCTTGACGCTTTGCTAGACAGTATCGAACTTCCGAAGGGGTGGACTGGCTTGACAGATCCCGAGACTGGCAAGCCGCTCAATCTCAGCCAAGAtgagctggagctgctgcGCAGGCTGCAGATGGGAGAGGTGCCTGACGAAGGCCATGATCCTTACCCG GATATGATTCCATACTTCACTAGTATTGAGGAGCAGATGCCACTCAGCGCGGCACCCGAACCGAAAAGACGATTCATTCCTTCCAAACATGAAGCAAAGAGGGTTGCTCAGCTTGTACGAGCCATCAAGGACGGCCGAATTCTCCCGTATAAACCCTCAGAGGCTaaagacgaagaagccgAAGACGAAGCACTTCATTACGATATTTGGGCGAACGAGGAGCCAAAAGACCCCCACGTTATGAATATTCCTGCACCAAAGCTCGCTCCACCGGGATATGATTTGAGCTACAACCCTCCACAGGAGTATTTGCCCACTGCGGAAGAGGCAAAAGCCTGGGAGGACACCGATCCTGAGGAGAGGGAAAAGGACTACCTCCCAGCTCGTTTCGATTCCCTGCGAAAGGTGCCGGGTTATGGACAGTTGGTCAAAGAGAGGTTTGAAAGGTGTTTGGATCTGTATTTGGCGCCAAGAGTTCGCAAGAACAGGCTGAATATTGACCCAAACTCGCTGCTCCCCAAACTGCCTCGACCAGACGAACTCAAACCATTCCCGACGGTTTGCCAAACCATTTTCAAAGGACACGAAGGGCGAGTGCGTTCTGTGGCATTTAGCCCCGATGGAGAGTGGCTTGCATCAGGCGGAGACGATGGTTCTGTGCGTGTCTGGGCCATCAACGGCCATCAGGAGTGGATGGTCAAGCTGAGTTCTGAAGAGGCCGTCAACGTTGTCCGTTGGCGCCCAAACAAAGAGACTTTCAttcttgccgccgccgctggaGAAGAACTCTTTTTTATGGTACCTTCTATTTGCAGCGACTCCATGGACAGAGCGAGCCGAGCGATTCTTGATGCCGGGTTTGGATTCGCAGCGTCCTCCGCGCGATCAAATTCTGGCGCAGACAGCGGGGGTAGGGAATCTTCCGCCAAATGGTCAAGGCCTGGGTCTAAGCTCGAGGACGCAGGTGTCTTGGTCAAAGCTACTGTCCGGGCAGCCATCAAAACTTTGAATTGGCACAGACGTGGCGATTTCCTTTGCTCAGTCTCCCCAACCGGGCAAAGAAGTTCTGTAGCTATTCACACACTCTCAAGGCACCTTAGTCAGATTCCCTTTCGTCGGCTGCCTGGTCTTGCGCAGACCGCCCAGTTCCACCCGTCACGGCcgctcttcttcgtcgcAACGCAGAGGATGATTCGTTGCTATGACCTCCAAAAACAAGAACTTGTGAAAGTTGTTCAGCCTGGAGCCCGGTGGATATCTTCATTTGATATCCATACAGGAGGTGACAACCTCATTGTGGGATCGTATGACCGCAGATTGCTGTGGCATGATCTGGATCTTTCCAGCCGACCTTACAAGACGATGAGATTCCATGCTGAAGCCATTCGAGCGGTGAAATTCCACCGTAGCCTACCACTGTTTGCAGACGCTAGTGACGATGGGTCACTGCAAATATTCCATGGGAAGGTTGTCAGCGATTTAATGGAAAACGCAACCATTGTACCTGTCAAAATGCTGAAGGGTCATTCGGTTGTCAGCAAGTTGGGagtgatggatgttgactGGCATCCCCGCCATCCATGGTGTCTGAGCGCGGGAGCAGATGGCACATGCAGGCTATGGACATGA
- a CDS encoding 26S protease regulatory subunit 6A-B (similar to Aspergillus terreus NIH2624 XP_001212162.1), with the protein MSTLEELDDLDRRDKDDKKRDGGSERGKQDELDGDEEMKDKEDDADDILDEEILGLSTQDILTRKRLLENDSRIMKSELSRLSHEKAAMGEKIKDNVDKIANNRQLPYLVGNVVELLDLDPTAESSEEGANIDLDATRVGKSAVIKTSTRQTIFLPLIGLVDSDQLKPGDLIGVNKDSYLILDTLPAEYDSRVKAMEVDEKPTEQYTDVGGLDKQIEELVEAIVWPMKEADRFKKIGIKAPKGALMYGPPGTGKTLLARACAAQTDATFLKLAGPQLVQMFIGDGAKLVRDCFALAKEKAPAIIFIDELDAVGTKRFDSEKSGDREVQRTMLELLNQLDGFASDDRIKVLAATNRVDVLDPALLRSGRLDRKIEFPLPNEEARAQILKIHSRKMKVDPGVNWGELARSTDEFGGAMLKAVCVEAGMIALRSGKNKIGHEHYVDAIAEVQAKKKDTELERWLTDHEIPYPKASDRKDLETLVQDRWNDIIVQPYNSWDTARLSSYLRERGEDVQTAVDDSKDNLLSQVKTNWYESEEAAQQAWSNAKDWILDTWSESQLKAFCDKHGIPAPQPRHRDTLLQKARLGYEAVAKKMGETSAYPGDWLYQSWGESDLKAWLDKYGVPIPQPSTRDKLVASVRRSSRLAYLKAQQEAARATASAQAAYATLTDMIIDAWGESQLKEFCDKNNIPVPQGTKENELRALVRKNRADILGDNVRGKASSGFGAATSNARNEYARATDSASLAAEDAFNQATAKWSESRLKAYLDARGVPVPQGSNLDHLRALVRKNSHKAASGWQAWSFDDFSYSNLKEYLAKNGNAAAKQAAKKRDASREELVSAAASAYSSASQAGGSQFASVTSYLASATASAGQRAFDSWTQSELKAYLDSCGVAVPQGSKLEELRALARKQSTYFKYGTSSPSGTVFAKLGDAAVQGWRWAMGQLRLGSDAAQEKVKVAKEEL; encoded by the exons ATGTCCACCCTCGAGGAACTTGACGACCTCGATCGTAGagacaaggacgacaagaAAAGGGATGGCGGCTCGGAGCGCGGCAAGCAGGATGAGCTagatggagacgaggagatgaaggataaagaagatgatgccgacgatATCCTGGACGAGGAAATACTTGGCCTCAGCACACAGGATATTTTGACTCGGAAGCGACTGCTAGAGAACGATTCCAGGATCATGAAAAGCGAACTCTCCCGTTTGTCACATGAAAAAGCAGCGATGGGTGAAAAGATCAAGGACAACGTGGATAAGATTGCAAACAATAG GCAGCTTCCATACCTCGTAGGCAACGTTGTGGAGTTGTTAGATCTCGATCCTACCGCAGAATCCTCCGAAGAGGGCGCGAACATTGACCTCGACGCAACACGCGTGGGCAAGTCCGCAGTTATCAAGACATCCACACGCCAAACCATCTTCCTGCCGCTCATTGGATTGGTGGACTCCGACCAACTGAAGCCCGGAGACCTTATAGGGGTCAACAAGGACTCTTACCTTATTCTTGATACCTTGCCTGCCGAGTATGATAGCAGAGTGAAGGCAATGGAAGTTGACGAAAAGCCAACCGAGCAATATACAGATGTCGGGGGTCTAGACAAGCAGATCGAAGAGTTGGTTGAGGCTATCGTATGGCCGATGAAGGAAGCTGACAGGTTCAAGAAAATTGGCATCAAGGCCCCTAAAG GTGCTTTGATGTACGGACCACCTGGTACGGGAAAGACATTGCTAGCGAGGGCTTGCGCAGCGCAGACGGATGCCACCTTTTTAAAACTAGCAGGACCGCAGCTCGTCCAGATGTtcattggtgatggagctAAGCTTGTCCGAGACTGCTTCGCCCTAGCCAAGGAGAAGGCCCCTGCTATCATCTTtattgatgagcttgatgcagTCGGTACAAAGAGATTCGACAGCGAGAAGAGCGGCGACCGTGAGGTTCAAAGAACTATGCTAGAACTTTTGAACCAGTTGGATGGCTTTGCCTCGGACGACCGCATTAAAGTCCTGGCTGCTACAAATCGTGTTGATGTCCTTGATCCAGCGTTGCTTCGATCAGGGCGGCTCGACCGAAAAATCGAGTTTCCACTACCTAATGAAGAAGCCCGAGCCCAGATTCTCAAAATTCACTCTCGGAAGATGAAGGTCGACCCCGGTGTTAACTGGGGCGAACTTGCCAGGAGCACTGATGAGTTTGGCGGAGCCATGCTCAAGGCGGTTTGTGTCGAGGCGGGTATGATAGCTCTGAGGTCTGGAAAGAACAAGATCGGCCATGAGCATTATGTCGATGCGATCGCAGAGGtccaagccaagaagaaagac ACAGAGCTTGAACGCTGGCTGACAGACCATGAAATTCCGTATCCCAAAGCTTCGGACCGCAAAGACCTAGAGACGTTGGTTCAGGATCGCTGGAATGATATAATTGTGCAGCCCTATAACAGCTGGGATACTGCTCGACTTAGTTCATATTTGCGCGAAAGGGGTGAAGATGTCCAAACCGCTGTGGATGATTCCAAAGACAACCTACTCTCGCAGGTCAAAACGAATTGGTACGAATCTGAGGAAGCAGCGCAACAGGCATGGAGCAACGCTAAAGATTGGATTCTCGACACTTGGTCTGAGAGCCAACTGAAGGCCTTCTGCGATAAACACGGAATTCCGG CACCACAGCCACGCCATAGGGATACTCTCTTGCAAAAAGCTCGTCTTGGATATGAAGCAGTTGCCAAAAAGATGGGTGAAACGTCTGCATACCCCGGCGACTGGCTCTATCAGTCCTGGGGTGAGTCTGACCTCAAAGCCTGGCTCGACAAATACGGTGTTCCCATCCCTCAGCCTTCTACTCGCGACAAGCTTGTGGCATCTGTTCGCCGCAGTTCTAGGCTGGCGTACCTGAAAGCTCAGCAGGAAGCTGCCAGGGCGACGGCTAGCGCGCAAGCTGCATATGCCACATTGACGGACATGATAATTGATGCATGGGGTGAATCACAGCTTAAAGAATTCTgcgacaagaacaacatccCTGTTCCGCAGGGAACAAAGGAGAACGAGCTCCGAGCCTTGGTTCGGAAAAATCGAGCCGACATTTTGGGAGACAACGTTCGAGGAAAAGCAAGCTCGGGATTTGGAGCCGCCACCTCGAATGCCAGAAATGAGTATGCGAGAGCAACCGACAGTGCCTCTCTGGCGGCCGAAGACGCGTTCAACCAAGCAACGGCCAAGTGGTCAGAAAGTCGCCTGAAGGCTTACCTGGATGCTCGCGGAGTTCCCGTCCCACAAGGGTCGAATCTAGATCATTTGCGAGCTCTCGTTCGTAAGAATTCGCACAAGGCCGCGTCGGGCTGGCAGGCTTGGTCATTTGACGATTTCAGCTACTCGAACCTGAAAGAGTACTTGGCAAAGAATGGCAACGCTGCGGCAAAACAGGCAGCTAAGAAGAGAGATGCCTCCAGGGAGGAACTTGTCAGTGCTGCAGCTTCTGCGTATTCATCCGCCTCACAAGCTGGCGGAAGTCAATTTGCCTCAGTCACAAGCTACCTTGCTTCTGCCACGGCATCTGCGGGACAGCGTGCATTCGACTCTTGGACTCAATCAGAACTGAAGGCATACCTTGATAGCTGCGGTGTGGCGGTGCCTCAGGGTtccaagctggaagagcttAGAGCATTGGCACGTAAGCAGTCGACATATTTCAAATATGGCACGTCATCACCGTCCGGGACCGTATTCGCAAAGTTGGGAGACGCCGCTGTGCAAGGGTGGAGGTGGGCAATGGGCCAACTCAGGCTTGGAAGCGACGCTGCACAggaaaaggtcaaggttgccaaggaagagctGTGA